One Spinacia oleracea cultivar Varoflay chromosome 4, BTI_SOV_V1, whole genome shotgun sequence DNA segment encodes these proteins:
- the LOC110783263 gene encoding uncharacterized protein, with translation MTKHYSRLMKLMTKFPGAPTPVEIEPTDGYAASPFCEAIARVTVPHTLRIPTWTTLYDGTSDPYRHVNFYKQRMWQIGIPHDLVEPVMCKSFGGTLDGAALEWLTNVPPRSISCLSDLINAFYQQFASSRQLEKQTSDLYRTAIEAFKRGLIPNSELYREITKYPCATFEEVRSRVTAQMRIEDDEVIRTASQRSIGGSSDRRSYTPRNNNWRHQPYVRQNQVQSVNQYYDTNNVYRNERVEHPNISDYGFNVDIGGVVNALQNVGGTVRWPRKNDRPDSMKDMSKWCDFHRDNGHTTEECISLKKEVAYLLKRGHLKELLSDKGKETFSKEQTTLPGPTTSSERPDPPPFNKVVNVISGGSDICGLTSSAAKKINRGEFETVEEGQTEDEVALHRSLTAMAITFDDSDSVDTQREHHDGLVISLPIGNALIKRILVDNGSSANVLFLEALQEMGLEEKNIVRRSTVLVGFSGEALRTVGEILLPSYAEGVNMMTKFNVVDCPSAYNVILGRPWIHKMKTVPSTYHQSIKFPTKWGVMEIKGQQRDAKKCYEIALKPSKSSI, from the exons atGACGAAGCACTATTCCCGCCTGATGAAGTTGATGACCAAGTTCCCCGGGGCACCTACACCAGTAGAGATCGAGCCGACCGACGGGTATGCAGCGTCGCCGTTCTGCGAAGCGATCGCTAGAGTGACAGTTCCGCACACACTCCGAATCCCAACCTGGACCACCCTGTACGACGGGACATCCGACCCCTATAGGCACGTCAACTTCTACAAGCAGCGCATGTGGCAGATCGGGATTCCGCACGACCTAGTGGAACCTGTTATGTGCAAATCTTTCGGCGGCACCCTTGATGGAGCAGCTTTGGAATGGCTCACGAACGTCCCTCCCAGATCCATCTCCTGTTTGTCCGATCTCATCAACGCCTTCTACCAACAATTCGCCAGCAGTCGCCAGTTAGAAAAACAAACCAGTGATCTCTATCG GACTGCTATTGAGGCGTTCAAGAGAGGCCTCATCCCCAATTCGGAGCTATACCGGGAaataaccaaatacccctgtgCAACTTTCGAAGAGGTGCGATCAAGGGTCACCGCCCAGATGCGAATCGAAGACGACGAGGTCATTCGAACAGCATCTCAACGATCGATAGGGGGCAGCAGCGACAGAAGATCGTACACCCCGAGAAACAACAACTGGCGACACCAACCATATGTTCGGCAAAACCAGGTACAAAGTGTCAATCAGTATTATGATACTAACAATGTTTACAGGAACGAGCGGGTCGAACACCCTAACATCTCCGACTACGGCTTCAACGTCGACATTGGAGGTGTGGTGAACGCCCTTCAAAATGTAGGTGGGACAGTCAGATGGCCCCGGAAGAACGACAGACCGGACTCCATGAAGGACATGAGCAAATGGTGCGACTTCCACCGCGACAACGGCCACACAACCGAGGAGTGCATCTCCCTCAAAAAGGAGGTCGCATACCTCCTGAAACGGGGGCATCTAAAAGAACTGTTGAGCGacaaaggaaaagaaacgtTCTCCAAAGAGCAAACCACCCTGCCCGGCCCAACGACAAGCAGCGAGCGACCAGACCCACCACCATTCAATAAAGTGGTAAATGTTATTTCCGGTGGTTCAGATATTTGTGGACTAACCtcttctgcagctaaaaaaATTAACAGGGGAGAATTTGAGACTGTAGAAGAGGGACAAACCGAAGACGAGGTCGCACTGCACAGGTCCCTGACCGCAATGGCTATCACTTTCGACGACTCAGATTCTGTAGATACACAGCGGGAACACCACGACGGGTTGGTAATATCGCTCCCAATAGGGAACGCATTGATCAAAAGGATACTGGTCGACAACGGAAGCTCAGCCAACGTACTGTTCTTGGAAGCACTACAGGAAATGGGATTGGAAGAGAAAAATATTGTAAGGAGATCAACAGTTCTGGTAGGGTTCAGTGGAGAAGCACTACGGACGGTAGGAGAGATATTGCTGCCTTCATACGCAGAAGGCGTCAACATGATGACCAAGTTCAACGTCGTCGATTGTCCATCAGCATACAACGTCATCCTAGGACgaccatggatccacaaaatgaagACAGTGCCATCAACATACCACCAATCAATCAAGTTTCCAACCAAATGGGGggtcatggaaatcaaaggacAGCAAAGAGATGCGAAGAAATGTTATGAGATAGCACTGAAACCATCCAAGTCATccatctag